The proteins below are encoded in one region of Phyllopteryx taeniolatus isolate TA_2022b chromosome 11, UOR_Ptae_1.2, whole genome shotgun sequence:
- the LOC133486098 gene encoding atlastin-2-like isoform X1, producing the protein MAEVSGLRSTTHLEPNYKGTRAEQGLSGVQDVTVVRHSHRPARARPEDLDDDLLLGKMNSDWATGAGLTPSPDEGIQELQDEEDEKARPVQILLANEDEHSFELDASALEKILLQEDVRDLNVVVVSVAGAFRKGKSFLLDFMLRYMYNQQNKQWIGGDDEPLTGFTWRGGCERETTGIQVWSEVFVVNKPDGSQVAVLLVDTQGAFDSQSTIKDCATVFALSTMTSSVQVYNLSQNIQEDDLQHLQLFTEYGRLAMEEIYLKPFQSLMFLIRDWSFPYEHDYGLEGGNAFLEKRLQVKQNQHEELQNVRKHIHSCFSNIGCFLLPHPGLKVSTNPYFDGRLRDIDGDFKRALSRLVPLLLNPERLVVKEIGGNKVTCRDLVEYFKAYIKIYQGEELPHPKSMLQATAEANNLTAVAGAKDMYSKNMEQVCGGDKPYIAPADLQHCHDEFREHSVRYFRSVKKMGGDEFCQRYQSQLEAELDEAFGNFCKHNDGKNIFYAARTPATLFAVMFAAYVVSGVTGFVGLSTLAALANLLMGLALMSLCTWAYVKYSGEFREVGTMIDLVAETLWEQVLKPLSEHYMEDSVRQTVVNSLKASLTEPGGGSSSSQQQQNTKLKTH; encoded by the exons ATGGCGGAGGTGAGCGGGCTGAGGAGCACAACTCACTTGGAGCCCAACTACAAAGGCACACGAGCCGAGCAAG gcTTGAGTGGAGTCCAAGATGTCACCGTCGTTCGACACAGTCACAGGCCTGCTCGAGCCAGACCAGAGGACCTTGATGATGACTTACTTCTGGGGAAGATGAACTCGGACTGGGCCACGGGGGCCGGTCTCACCCCTTCACCCGATGAAGGCATTCAGGAATTACAG gatgaggaggatgagaaGGCCCGGCCCGTGCAGATCCTGCTGGCCAATGAGGACGAGCACAGCTTCGAGCTGGATGCCTCCGCGCTGGAAAAAATCCTGCTGCAGGAGGATGTACGGGATCTCAATGTGGTGGTGGTATCAGTGGCTGGTGCCTTCCGCAAGGGAAAATCCTTCCTGCTGGACTTTATGCTGCGTTACATGTACAATCAG CAAAATAAGCAGTGGATTGGAGGTGATGACGAGCCACTGACTGGCTTCACCTGGAGAGGAGGCTGCGAGAGGGAGACCACAGGGATTCAAGTCTGGAGTGAAGTCTTTGTGGTGAATAAGCCGGATGGCAGCCAG GTCGCCGTCCTCCTCGTGGACACGCAGGGAGCCTTTGACAGCCAGTCCACCATCAAGGACTGTGCCACTGTGTTTGCCCTCAGCACAATGACCAGTTCTGTGCAG GTGTACAATCTCTCGCAAAATATTCAGGAAGACGACCTGCAGCATCTTCAA CTCTTCACAGAGTATGGCCGTCTCGCCATGGAAGAGATCTACTTGAAACCTTTCCAG TCCCTCATGTTCCTGATTCGGGATTGGAGTTTCCCCTATGAGCACGATTACGGCCTGGAGGGAGGCAACGCCTTCTTGGAGAAGCGACTTCAG GTGAAGCAGAACCAGCACGAGGAGCTGCAGAATGTCCGCAAGCACATCCACTCGTGCTTCTCCAACATCGGCTGCTTCCTGCTGCCTCACCCGGGCCTCAAGGTTTCCACCAACCCCTACTTTGATGGACGGCTGAGAG ACATTGACGGGGATTTTAAGCGGGCGTTGTCGCGGCTGGTGCCTCTGCTGCTGAACCCCGAACGACTGGTGGTGAAAGAGATCGGCGGCAACAAAGTCACTTGTCGAGATCTTGTTGAGTACTTCAAG GCGTACATAAAGATCTATCAAGGTGAAGAGCTGCCTCATCCAAAGTCCATGTTGCAG GCAACAGCCGAAGCCAACAACCTGACTGCTGTAGCAGGAGCCAAAGACATGTACAGCAAAAACATGGAGCAG GTGTGCGGTGGCGACAAGCCATACATCGCCCCCGCCGACCTGCAGCACTGCCACGACGAATTCCGTGAGCACTCTGTACGCTACTTCCGTTCGGTAAAGAAGATGGGCGGCGACGAGTTCTGCCAGCGCTACCAGAGCCAGCTGGAGGCCGAGCTGGACGAGGCCTTCGGCAACTTCTGCAAACACAACGACGGCAAGAACATCTTCTACGCTGCGCGCACGCCCGCCACGCTCTTCGCCGTCATGTTCGCCGCCTACGTGGTGTCTGGCGTGACGGGCTTTGTGGGCCTGAGCACGCTGGCGGCGCTGGCCAACCTGCTGATGGGCCTGGCGCTCATGTCGCTGTGCACGTGGGCGTACGTCAAGTACTCTGGAGAGTTCCGCGAAGTGGGAACCATGATAGACCTGGTGGCCGAGACGCTGTGGGAACAG GTTCTCAAGCCGCTCAGTGAACATTACATGGAAGACAGCGTGCGGCAGACGGTGGTCAACTCGCTCAAAGCCAGCCTGACCGAACCCGGCGGCGGCTCCTCTTCTTCACAGCAGCAGCAAAACACCAAGTTAAAGACACACTGA
- the LOC133486100 gene encoding equilibrative nucleoside transporter 1-like isoform X3, protein MTLCAMVPLLIFTCLNSFIHQRIPQKLRISGSLSVILAVFLLTALLVKVDVTPLPFFTLTMIKIIFINSFGAVLQGSLFGLAGILPTSYTTPIMSGQGLAGTFAAFSMICALASGSALRDSAFGYFITACFVILIAIISYLTLPRMEFFQYYMESNGSRLSADDENKMDLLRQENGKKDPMASLTEHDGKPDVSVVKIFRKIWVMALSVCFIFTVTIGTFPAVTVEVKSTVANGGSWETYFIPVSCFLLFNVMDWAGRSLTAVCMWPGKDSRWIPALVGMRLVFVPLFMLCNVQPRHYLPVLFSHDAWYIVFMVLFSFSNGYLASLCMCFGPKKVSQQEAETAGAIMAFFLSLGLALGAALSFAFRAII, encoded by the exons ATGACGCTGTGCGCCATGGTGCCTCTGCTCATCTTCACCTGCCTCAACTCCTTCATCCACCAGAG GATCCCTCAGAAGCTGCGCATTTCGGGCAGCCTGTCGGTAATCCTGGCGGTCTTCCTGCTGACGGCGCTGCTTGTCAAGGTGGACGTGACCCCGCTGCCCTTCTTCACCCTCACCATGATCAAGATCATCTTCATCAACT CGTTCGGGGCGGTTCTGCAGGGCAGCCTGTTCGGGCTAGCGGGGATCCTGCCCACCTCCTACACCACACCCATCATGAGCGGCCAGGGCCTCGCTGGGACCTTTGCTGCCTTCTCCATGATCTGCGCCCTGGCCT CCGGCTCGGCATTGCGGGACAGCGCCTTCGGCTACTTCATCACAGCCTGCTTCGTTATTCTCATCGCCATCATCTCCTACCTCACTCTGCCCAGGATG GAGTTTTTCCAGTACTACATGGAAAGTAACGGCTCCAGGTTGTCTGCTGATGACGAGAACAAAATGGACCTTCTCAGACAAG aaaatggaaagaaggATCCAATGGCGAGTTTGACTGAACACGACGGCAAACCGGACGTGTCTGTGGTCAAAATCTTtcgcaag ATCTGGGTGATGGCTCTGTCAGTGTGCTTCATCTTCACCGTCACCATCGGGACGTTCCCGGCCGTCACCGTCGAGGTCAAGTCCacggtggccaacggaggcagCTGGG AAACCTACTTCATCCCAGTGTCGTGTTTCCTCCTCTTCAACGTGATGGACTGGGCTGGCCGCAGTCTGACGGCCGTCTGCATGTGG CCTGGCAAGGACAGCCGGTGGATCCCCGCTCTGGTGGGCATGCGACTTGTGTTCGTGCCGCTGTTCATGCTGTGCAACGTGCAGCCTCGCCACTACCTGCCCGTGCTCTTCTCACACGACGCCTGGTACATCGTCTTCATGgtcctcttctccttctccaACGGCTACCTGGCCAGCCTCTGCATGTGCTTCGGACCCAA GAAAGTGTCACAGCAGGAGGCGGAAACGGCAGGGGCCATCATGGCCTTCTTCTTGTCCCTGGGCTTGGCGCTGGGGGCCGCCCTCTCCTTCGCCTTCCGTGCCATCATCTAA
- the LOC133486098 gene encoding atlastin-2-like isoform X3, whose product MSGTSCSCGLSGVQDVTVVRHSHRPARARPEDLDDDLLLGKMNSDWATGAGLTPSPDEGIQELQDEEDEKARPVQILLANEDEHSFELDASALEKILLQEDVRDLNVVVVSVAGAFRKGKSFLLDFMLRYMYNQQNKQWIGGDDEPLTGFTWRGGCERETTGIQVWSEVFVVNKPDGSQVAVLLVDTQGAFDSQSTIKDCATVFALSTMTSSVQVYNLSQNIQEDDLQHLQLFTEYGRLAMEEIYLKPFQSLMFLIRDWSFPYEHDYGLEGGNAFLEKRLQVKQNQHEELQNVRKHIHSCFSNIGCFLLPHPGLKVSTNPYFDGRLRDIDGDFKRALSRLVPLLLNPERLVVKEIGGNKVTCRDLVEYFKAYIKIYQGEELPHPKSMLQATAEANNLTAVAGAKDMYSKNMEQVCGGDKPYIAPADLQHCHDEFREHSVRYFRSVKKMGGDEFCQRYQSQLEAELDEAFGNFCKHNDGKNIFYAARTPATLFAVMFAAYVVSGVTGFVGLSTLAALANLLMGLALMSLCTWAYVKYSGEFREVGTMIDLVAETLWEQVLKPLSEHYMEDSVRQTVVNSLKASLTEPGGGSSSSQQQQNTKLKTH is encoded by the exons ATGAGTGGTACGTCCTGCAGCTGTG gcTTGAGTGGAGTCCAAGATGTCACCGTCGTTCGACACAGTCACAGGCCTGCTCGAGCCAGACCAGAGGACCTTGATGATGACTTACTTCTGGGGAAGATGAACTCGGACTGGGCCACGGGGGCCGGTCTCACCCCTTCACCCGATGAAGGCATTCAGGAATTACAG gatgaggaggatgagaaGGCCCGGCCCGTGCAGATCCTGCTGGCCAATGAGGACGAGCACAGCTTCGAGCTGGATGCCTCCGCGCTGGAAAAAATCCTGCTGCAGGAGGATGTACGGGATCTCAATGTGGTGGTGGTATCAGTGGCTGGTGCCTTCCGCAAGGGAAAATCCTTCCTGCTGGACTTTATGCTGCGTTACATGTACAATCAG CAAAATAAGCAGTGGATTGGAGGTGATGACGAGCCACTGACTGGCTTCACCTGGAGAGGAGGCTGCGAGAGGGAGACCACAGGGATTCAAGTCTGGAGTGAAGTCTTTGTGGTGAATAAGCCGGATGGCAGCCAG GTCGCCGTCCTCCTCGTGGACACGCAGGGAGCCTTTGACAGCCAGTCCACCATCAAGGACTGTGCCACTGTGTTTGCCCTCAGCACAATGACCAGTTCTGTGCAG GTGTACAATCTCTCGCAAAATATTCAGGAAGACGACCTGCAGCATCTTCAA CTCTTCACAGAGTATGGCCGTCTCGCCATGGAAGAGATCTACTTGAAACCTTTCCAG TCCCTCATGTTCCTGATTCGGGATTGGAGTTTCCCCTATGAGCACGATTACGGCCTGGAGGGAGGCAACGCCTTCTTGGAGAAGCGACTTCAG GTGAAGCAGAACCAGCACGAGGAGCTGCAGAATGTCCGCAAGCACATCCACTCGTGCTTCTCCAACATCGGCTGCTTCCTGCTGCCTCACCCGGGCCTCAAGGTTTCCACCAACCCCTACTTTGATGGACGGCTGAGAG ACATTGACGGGGATTTTAAGCGGGCGTTGTCGCGGCTGGTGCCTCTGCTGCTGAACCCCGAACGACTGGTGGTGAAAGAGATCGGCGGCAACAAAGTCACTTGTCGAGATCTTGTTGAGTACTTCAAG GCGTACATAAAGATCTATCAAGGTGAAGAGCTGCCTCATCCAAAGTCCATGTTGCAG GCAACAGCCGAAGCCAACAACCTGACTGCTGTAGCAGGAGCCAAAGACATGTACAGCAAAAACATGGAGCAG GTGTGCGGTGGCGACAAGCCATACATCGCCCCCGCCGACCTGCAGCACTGCCACGACGAATTCCGTGAGCACTCTGTACGCTACTTCCGTTCGGTAAAGAAGATGGGCGGCGACGAGTTCTGCCAGCGCTACCAGAGCCAGCTGGAGGCCGAGCTGGACGAGGCCTTCGGCAACTTCTGCAAACACAACGACGGCAAGAACATCTTCTACGCTGCGCGCACGCCCGCCACGCTCTTCGCCGTCATGTTCGCCGCCTACGTGGTGTCTGGCGTGACGGGCTTTGTGGGCCTGAGCACGCTGGCGGCGCTGGCCAACCTGCTGATGGGCCTGGCGCTCATGTCGCTGTGCACGTGGGCGTACGTCAAGTACTCTGGAGAGTTCCGCGAAGTGGGAACCATGATAGACCTGGTGGCCGAGACGCTGTGGGAACAG GTTCTCAAGCCGCTCAGTGAACATTACATGGAAGACAGCGTGCGGCAGACGGTGGTCAACTCGCTCAAAGCCAGCCTGACCGAACCCGGCGGCGGCTCCTCTTCTTCACAGCAGCAGCAAAACACCAAGTTAAAGACACACTGA
- the LOC133486100 gene encoding equilibrative nucleoside transporter 1-like isoform X2 encodes MTAINSPRDKYNAVWMIFFILGLGTLLPWNFFMTATMYFTSRLKDPPSELSTNQTANGTLEGGDTRNVLESKFNNVMTLCAMVPLLIFTCLNSFIHQRIPQKLRISGSLSVILAVFLLTALLVKVDVTPLPFFTLTMIKIIFINSFGAVLQGSLFGLAGILPTSYTTPIMSGQGLAGTFAAFSMICALASGSALRDSAFGYFITACFVILIAIISYLTLPRMEFFQYYMESNGSRLSADDENKMDLLRQENGKKDPMASLTEHDGKPDVSVVKIFRKIWVMALSVCFIFTVTIGTFPAVTVEVKSTVANGGSWETYFIPVSCFLLFNVMDWAGRSLTAVCMWPGKDSRWIPALVGMRLVFVPLFMLCNVQPRHYLPVLFSHDAWYIVFMVLFSFSNGYLASLCMCFGPKKVSQQEAETAGAIMAFFLSLGLALGAALSFAFRAII; translated from the exons TACTTCACCAGCAGGCTGAAAGACCCGCCCAGCGAGCTCTCCACCAATCAGACGGCCAACGGCACGCTGGAAGGTGGTGACACCCGCAACGTCCTGGAGTCCAAGTTCAACAACGTGATGACGCTGTGCGCCATGGTGCCTCTGCTCATCTTCACCTGCCTCAACTCCTTCATCCACCAGAG GATCCCTCAGAAGCTGCGCATTTCGGGCAGCCTGTCGGTAATCCTGGCGGTCTTCCTGCTGACGGCGCTGCTTGTCAAGGTGGACGTGACCCCGCTGCCCTTCTTCACCCTCACCATGATCAAGATCATCTTCATCAACT CGTTCGGGGCGGTTCTGCAGGGCAGCCTGTTCGGGCTAGCGGGGATCCTGCCCACCTCCTACACCACACCCATCATGAGCGGCCAGGGCCTCGCTGGGACCTTTGCTGCCTTCTCCATGATCTGCGCCCTGGCCT CCGGCTCGGCATTGCGGGACAGCGCCTTCGGCTACTTCATCACAGCCTGCTTCGTTATTCTCATCGCCATCATCTCCTACCTCACTCTGCCCAGGATG GAGTTTTTCCAGTACTACATGGAAAGTAACGGCTCCAGGTTGTCTGCTGATGACGAGAACAAAATGGACCTTCTCAGACAAG aaaatggaaagaaggATCCAATGGCGAGTTTGACTGAACACGACGGCAAACCGGACGTGTCTGTGGTCAAAATCTTtcgcaag ATCTGGGTGATGGCTCTGTCAGTGTGCTTCATCTTCACCGTCACCATCGGGACGTTCCCGGCCGTCACCGTCGAGGTCAAGTCCacggtggccaacggaggcagCTGGG AAACCTACTTCATCCCAGTGTCGTGTTTCCTCCTCTTCAACGTGATGGACTGGGCTGGCCGCAGTCTGACGGCCGTCTGCATGTGG CCTGGCAAGGACAGCCGGTGGATCCCCGCTCTGGTGGGCATGCGACTTGTGTTCGTGCCGCTGTTCATGCTGTGCAACGTGCAGCCTCGCCACTACCTGCCCGTGCTCTTCTCACACGACGCCTGGTACATCGTCTTCATGgtcctcttctccttctccaACGGCTACCTGGCCAGCCTCTGCATGTGCTTCGGACCCAA GAAAGTGTCACAGCAGGAGGCGGAAACGGCAGGGGCCATCATGGCCTTCTTCTTGTCCCTGGGCTTGGCGCTGGGGGCCGCCCTCTCCTTCGCCTTCCGTGCCATCATCTAA
- the LOC133486098 gene encoding atlastin-2-like isoform X2 has protein sequence MYPSLTIHYIDGDFQMKGLSGVQDVTVVRHSHRPARARPEDLDDDLLLGKMNSDWATGAGLTPSPDEGIQELQDEEDEKARPVQILLANEDEHSFELDASALEKILLQEDVRDLNVVVVSVAGAFRKGKSFLLDFMLRYMYNQQNKQWIGGDDEPLTGFTWRGGCERETTGIQVWSEVFVVNKPDGSQVAVLLVDTQGAFDSQSTIKDCATVFALSTMTSSVQVYNLSQNIQEDDLQHLQLFTEYGRLAMEEIYLKPFQSLMFLIRDWSFPYEHDYGLEGGNAFLEKRLQVKQNQHEELQNVRKHIHSCFSNIGCFLLPHPGLKVSTNPYFDGRLRDIDGDFKRALSRLVPLLLNPERLVVKEIGGNKVTCRDLVEYFKAYIKIYQGEELPHPKSMLQATAEANNLTAVAGAKDMYSKNMEQVCGGDKPYIAPADLQHCHDEFREHSVRYFRSVKKMGGDEFCQRYQSQLEAELDEAFGNFCKHNDGKNIFYAARTPATLFAVMFAAYVVSGVTGFVGLSTLAALANLLMGLALMSLCTWAYVKYSGEFREVGTMIDLVAETLWEQVLKPLSEHYMEDSVRQTVVNSLKASLTEPGGGSSSSQQQQNTKLKTH, from the exons atgtatccttccttgacaattcactatattgatggggattttcaaatgaaag gcTTGAGTGGAGTCCAAGATGTCACCGTCGTTCGACACAGTCACAGGCCTGCTCGAGCCAGACCAGAGGACCTTGATGATGACTTACTTCTGGGGAAGATGAACTCGGACTGGGCCACGGGGGCCGGTCTCACCCCTTCACCCGATGAAGGCATTCAGGAATTACAG gatgaggaggatgagaaGGCCCGGCCCGTGCAGATCCTGCTGGCCAATGAGGACGAGCACAGCTTCGAGCTGGATGCCTCCGCGCTGGAAAAAATCCTGCTGCAGGAGGATGTACGGGATCTCAATGTGGTGGTGGTATCAGTGGCTGGTGCCTTCCGCAAGGGAAAATCCTTCCTGCTGGACTTTATGCTGCGTTACATGTACAATCAG CAAAATAAGCAGTGGATTGGAGGTGATGACGAGCCACTGACTGGCTTCACCTGGAGAGGAGGCTGCGAGAGGGAGACCACAGGGATTCAAGTCTGGAGTGAAGTCTTTGTGGTGAATAAGCCGGATGGCAGCCAG GTCGCCGTCCTCCTCGTGGACACGCAGGGAGCCTTTGACAGCCAGTCCACCATCAAGGACTGTGCCACTGTGTTTGCCCTCAGCACAATGACCAGTTCTGTGCAG GTGTACAATCTCTCGCAAAATATTCAGGAAGACGACCTGCAGCATCTTCAA CTCTTCACAGAGTATGGCCGTCTCGCCATGGAAGAGATCTACTTGAAACCTTTCCAG TCCCTCATGTTCCTGATTCGGGATTGGAGTTTCCCCTATGAGCACGATTACGGCCTGGAGGGAGGCAACGCCTTCTTGGAGAAGCGACTTCAG GTGAAGCAGAACCAGCACGAGGAGCTGCAGAATGTCCGCAAGCACATCCACTCGTGCTTCTCCAACATCGGCTGCTTCCTGCTGCCTCACCCGGGCCTCAAGGTTTCCACCAACCCCTACTTTGATGGACGGCTGAGAG ACATTGACGGGGATTTTAAGCGGGCGTTGTCGCGGCTGGTGCCTCTGCTGCTGAACCCCGAACGACTGGTGGTGAAAGAGATCGGCGGCAACAAAGTCACTTGTCGAGATCTTGTTGAGTACTTCAAG GCGTACATAAAGATCTATCAAGGTGAAGAGCTGCCTCATCCAAAGTCCATGTTGCAG GCAACAGCCGAAGCCAACAACCTGACTGCTGTAGCAGGAGCCAAAGACATGTACAGCAAAAACATGGAGCAG GTGTGCGGTGGCGACAAGCCATACATCGCCCCCGCCGACCTGCAGCACTGCCACGACGAATTCCGTGAGCACTCTGTACGCTACTTCCGTTCGGTAAAGAAGATGGGCGGCGACGAGTTCTGCCAGCGCTACCAGAGCCAGCTGGAGGCCGAGCTGGACGAGGCCTTCGGCAACTTCTGCAAACACAACGACGGCAAGAACATCTTCTACGCTGCGCGCACGCCCGCCACGCTCTTCGCCGTCATGTTCGCCGCCTACGTGGTGTCTGGCGTGACGGGCTTTGTGGGCCTGAGCACGCTGGCGGCGCTGGCCAACCTGCTGATGGGCCTGGCGCTCATGTCGCTGTGCACGTGGGCGTACGTCAAGTACTCTGGAGAGTTCCGCGAAGTGGGAACCATGATAGACCTGGTGGCCGAGACGCTGTGGGAACAG GTTCTCAAGCCGCTCAGTGAACATTACATGGAAGACAGCGTGCGGCAGACGGTGGTCAACTCGCTCAAAGCCAGCCTGACCGAACCCGGCGGCGGCTCCTCTTCTTCACAGCAGCAGCAAAACACCAAGTTAAAGACACACTGA
- the LOC133486100 gene encoding equilibrative nucleoside transporter 1-like isoform X1 produces MTAINSPRDKYNAVWMIFFILGLGTLLPWNFFMTATMYFTSRLKDPPSELSTNQTANGTLEGGDTRNVLESKFNNVMTLCAMVPLLIFTCLNSFIHQRIPQKLRISGSLSVILAVFLLTALLVKVDVTPLPFFTLTMIKIIFINSFGAVLQGSLFGLAGILPTSYTTPIMSGQGLAGTFAAFSMICALASGSALRDSAFGYFITACFVILIAIISYLTLPRMEFFQYYMESNGSRLSADDENKMDLLRQGTFLLIHLPIRIHKSGAFICPSENGKKDPMASLTEHDGKPDVSVVKIFRKIWVMALSVCFIFTVTIGTFPAVTVEVKSTVANGGSWETYFIPVSCFLLFNVMDWAGRSLTAVCMWPGKDSRWIPALVGMRLVFVPLFMLCNVQPRHYLPVLFSHDAWYIVFMVLFSFSNGYLASLCMCFGPKKVSQQEAETAGAIMAFFLSLGLALGAALSFAFRAII; encoded by the exons TACTTCACCAGCAGGCTGAAAGACCCGCCCAGCGAGCTCTCCACCAATCAGACGGCCAACGGCACGCTGGAAGGTGGTGACACCCGCAACGTCCTGGAGTCCAAGTTCAACAACGTGATGACGCTGTGCGCCATGGTGCCTCTGCTCATCTTCACCTGCCTCAACTCCTTCATCCACCAGAG GATCCCTCAGAAGCTGCGCATTTCGGGCAGCCTGTCGGTAATCCTGGCGGTCTTCCTGCTGACGGCGCTGCTTGTCAAGGTGGACGTGACCCCGCTGCCCTTCTTCACCCTCACCATGATCAAGATCATCTTCATCAACT CGTTCGGGGCGGTTCTGCAGGGCAGCCTGTTCGGGCTAGCGGGGATCCTGCCCACCTCCTACACCACACCCATCATGAGCGGCCAGGGCCTCGCTGGGACCTTTGCTGCCTTCTCCATGATCTGCGCCCTGGCCT CCGGCTCGGCATTGCGGGACAGCGCCTTCGGCTACTTCATCACAGCCTGCTTCGTTATTCTCATCGCCATCATCTCCTACCTCACTCTGCCCAGGATG GAGTTTTTCCAGTACTACATGGAAAGTAACGGCTCCAGGTTGTCTGCTGATGACGAGAACAAAATGGACCTTCTCAGACAAGGTACATTCCTGTTAATTCATTTGCCCATACGTATTCATAAGAGCGGAGCGTTCATTTGtccctcagaaaatggaaagaaggATCCAATGGCGAGTTTGACTGAACACGACGGCAAACCGGACGTGTCTGTGGTCAAAATCTTtcgcaag ATCTGGGTGATGGCTCTGTCAGTGTGCTTCATCTTCACCGTCACCATCGGGACGTTCCCGGCCGTCACCGTCGAGGTCAAGTCCacggtggccaacggaggcagCTGGG AAACCTACTTCATCCCAGTGTCGTGTTTCCTCCTCTTCAACGTGATGGACTGGGCTGGCCGCAGTCTGACGGCCGTCTGCATGTGG CCTGGCAAGGACAGCCGGTGGATCCCCGCTCTGGTGGGCATGCGACTTGTGTTCGTGCCGCTGTTCATGCTGTGCAACGTGCAGCCTCGCCACTACCTGCCCGTGCTCTTCTCACACGACGCCTGGTACATCGTCTTCATGgtcctcttctccttctccaACGGCTACCTGGCCAGCCTCTGCATGTGCTTCGGACCCAA GAAAGTGTCACAGCAGGAGGCGGAAACGGCAGGGGCCATCATGGCCTTCTTCTTGTCCCTGGGCTTGGCGCTGGGGGCCGCCCTCTCCTTCGCCTTCCGTGCCATCATCTAA